The following coding sequences are from one Capsicum annuum cultivar UCD-10X-F1 chromosome 3, UCD10Xv1.1, whole genome shotgun sequence window:
- the LOC107863211 gene encoding uncharacterized protein PAM68-like has product METLIRLQNPYLSIANLFPSNQKIPTHFHKNINVRTPNLLRTTWKLHAEAKGFGNGKLETSKKVDTRNNNNNDDSDDKIPKEIWERIIGRILFYVGAPLVFGVILLQIFDIIKQQKLLDLPIWLPFLTTFITFGASALGAAYGTLSASWDPEKDGSLLGLEEAQKNWVDMWADDGADDEEENKWIN; this is encoded by the coding sequence ATGGAAACTCTCATACGTCTTCAAAATCCATATCTCTCAATAGCAAATTTATTTCCATCGAACCAAAAAATCCCAAcccattttcataaaaacataaacgtACGTACACCCAACCTCCTCCGAACCACATGGAAATTGCATGCCGAAGCGAAAGGCTTCGGCAATGGTAAACTCGAAACTTCAAAAAAAGTTGACAcaaggaacaacaacaacaatgacgaTAGTGACGACAAAATTCCGAAGGAAATATGGGAAAGAATTATAGGAAGGATTCTATTTTACGTAGGAGCTCCGTTGGTCTTCGGTGTGATTTTGCTGCAGATTTTCGATATAATAAAGCAGCAGAAATTGTTGGATTTGCCAATTTGGTTACCATTTTTGACAACGTTTATTACATTTGGTGCTTCAGCACTTGGAGCAGCGTATGGCACATTGTCAGCAAGTTGGGATCCAGAGAAAGACGGGTCGTTGCTTGGACTTGAAGAAGCTCAGAAGAATTGGGTTGATATGTGGGCTGATGATGGTgctgatgatgaagaagaaaataagtggATCAATTAA